The proteins below come from a single Perca flavescens isolate YP-PL-M2 chromosome 8, PFLA_1.0, whole genome shotgun sequence genomic window:
- the idh2 gene encoding isocitrate dehydrogenase [NADP], mitochondrial, which yields MAGYLKVLNSLSRSAAAFSRNPAVVAPAANCQTLQQRNYADKRIKVAQPVVEMDGDEMTRIIWEFIKEKLILNNVDVELKYYDLGLPYRDQTDDQVTIDSALATLKYNVAVKCATITPDEARVEEFSLKKMWKSPNGTIRNILGGTVFREPIICNNIPRLVTGWTQPITIGRHAFGDQYRATDFVVDQPGKFKMIFSPADGSAGKEWEVYDFPAGGCGMGMYNTDESITGFAHSCFQYAIGKKWPLYMSTKNTILKAYDGRFKDIFQDIFEKHYKPEFDKLKIWYEHRLIDDMVAQVLKSSGAFVWACKNYDGDVQSDILAQGFGSLGLMTSVLVCPDGKTIEAEAAHGTVTRHYREHQKGRPTSTNPIASIFAWTRGLEHRGKLDGNPDLIKFSQTLERVCVETVESGTMTKDLAGCIHGLSNVKLNEHYVNTTDFLDAIKTNLDKALGK from the exons ATGCCGACAAACGCATCAAAGTGGCCCAGCCAGTGGTGGAGATGGATGGAGACGAGATGACAAGGATCATCTGGGAGTTCATCAAAGAGAAG CTCATCCTGAACAATGTTGATGTTGAGCTGAAGTATTATGACCTGGGTCTGCCATATCGTGACCAGACTGATGACCAAGTCACCATCGACTCTGCCCTGGCCACTCTGAAGTACAATGTGGCGGTTAAATGTGCCACCATCACACCCGACGAAGCCAGAGTGGAAG AGTTCAGCCTGAAGAAGATGTGGAAGAGCCCCAACGGTACCATCAGGAACATTCTGGGCGGCACCGTCTTCCGTGAGCCAATCATCTGCAACAACATTCCCAGGCTTGTTACAGGCTGGACGCAGCCCATCACCATCGGCAGACACGCGTTCGGTGATCAG TACAGAGCAACAGACTTTGTTGTGGATCAACCCGGCAAATTCAAGATGATCTTCTCACCTGCTGATGGTAGTGCAGGCAAGGAGTGGGAGGTCTATGACTTTCCTGCTGGTGGCTGTGGAATGGGCATGTACAACACAGATGAG TCGATCACAGGCTTTGCCCACAGCTGCTTCCAGTATGCTATTGGCAAGAAGTGGCCCCTGTACATGAGCACAAAGAACACCATTCTTAAAGCCTATGATGGCAGATTTAAAGACATCTTCCAGGATATCTTTGAAAA GCATTACAAGCCCGAGTTTGACAAACTGAAGATCTGGTATGAGCACAGGCTTATTGATGATATGGTCGCCCAAGTGCTGAAGTCTTCTGGAGCCTTTGTTTGGGCTTGCAAGAACTATGACGGAGATGTTCAGTCCGATATCCTCGCACAGG GTTTTGGCTCTCTGGGATTGATGACATCAGTACTCGTGTGCCCTGACGGAAAAACTATCGAGGCTGAAGCCGCTCACGGCACTGTGACCAGGCACTATCGCGAGCACCAGAAG GGAAGGCCGACCAGCACCAACCCCATTGCCAGCATTTTTGCCTGGACGAGAGGCCTGGAGCATCGTGGCAAACTTGACGGGAACCCCGACCTTATCAA GTTCTCCCAGACTCTGGAGAGGGTGTGTGTTGAGACTGTTGAGAGCGGTACGATGACCAAGGATCTCGCAGGCTGCATCCATGGCCTGTCCAA TGTCAAGCTGAATGAGCACTATGTCAATACCACCGACTTCCTCGACGCCATCAAGACAAATCTGGATAAAGCCCTCGGCAAGTAA
- the znf710a gene encoding zinc finger protein 710a: MRSLKHLKHHSRNNVEEESSRLLRTYPKMTEGHVDVGTQTEPVVVLSLAQAAVLGLISQNEIFGATIAPNGFYKGEPRECPPPPPEAMEYEYADQLIGANGDYLAEPAGEPEPQPHCSERKRPGPRGRTKRPRSEEGHPHKVASPQAQVKGERLESDTPPSCIHMNSRRSPGKSEDPVTQQGSLKEEQACRNCLSCVSDTPRSQTDRQPEQEEEENTGRERERKEEDLVVEEEEEEEALNLKTSGDTGSPLESRYYESNEVAYESADMALPGEYEENGQAMLWSDPEGLARRMQIDRLDINVQIDESYCVDVGEGLKRWKCRMCEKSYTSKYNLVTHILGHNGIKPHECLHCGKLFKQPSHLQTHLLTHQGTRPHKCTVCEKAFTQTSHLKRHMLQHSDVKPYSCRFCGRGFAYPSELRTHENKHENGQCHVCTQCGLEFPTYAHLKRHLASHQGPTTYQCTECHKSFAYRSQLQNHLMKHQNVRPYVCPECGMEFVQIHHLRQHALTHKGMKEFKCDVCAREFTLSANLKRHMLIHASVRPFQCHVCFKTFVQKQTLKTHMIVHLPVKPFKCKVCGKSFNRMYNLLGHMHLHAGSKPFKCPYCTSKFNLKGNLSRHMKVKHGIMDTSIDGQEPPQDTDGQEDYEEESFEFSERENRANNNNTPDIAKLSQMEYYSTYGKGAGRFSTA; the protein is encoded by the exons ATGAGATCCCTGAAACACCTCAAACATCACTCCAGGAACAATGTG GAGGAGGAGAGTAGCCGCTTGTTGCGGACCTACCCCAAGATGACAGAGGGCCACGTGGATGTGGGCACGCAGACGGAGCCTGTGGTGGTGCTATCTCTGGCTCAGGCTGCCGTTCTTGGCCTCATCTCCCAGAATGAAATCTTTGGAGCCACTATTGCTCCTAATGGCTTTTACAAGGGGGAGCCCAGAGAGtgcccccctcctccacctGAGGCAATGGAGTATGAGTATGCAGATCAGCTAATAGGGGCCAACGGGGACTACCTAGCTGAGCCCGCTGGGGAGCCGGAGCCTCAGCCCCACTGCAGTGAGAGAAAACGGCCTGGGCCCCGTGGGAGGACAAAGAGGCCCAGGAGTGAGGAGGGTCACCCACACAAAGTAGCAAGTCCACAGGCTCAGGTTAAAGGTGAACGGCTTGAGTCTGATACCCCTCCTTCCTGCATTCACATGAACAGTAGGCGAAGTCCTGGCAAGTCAGAGGATCCAGTCACCCAACAAGGTTCTCTAAAAGAGGAGCAGGCCTGCAGAAACTGTCTCTCATGTGTGAGCGATACACCCAGGTCACAAACAGATAGACAGCCagaacaggaagaagaagaaaacactggtagagaaagagaaaggaaggaagaagacTTGGtggtggaggaagaagaagaggaagaggcacTAAACCTCAAGACAAGTGGTGACACTGGCAGTCCTCTGGAGAGCCGCTATTATGAGTCCAATGAGGTGGCCTACGAGTCCGCTGACATGGCCCTGCCAGGAGAGTATGAGGAGAACGGCCAGGCCATGCTGTGGTCAGACCCAGAGGGCCTTGCCAGGCGAATGCAGATCGACCGGCTGGACATTAACGTACAGATCGACGAGTCTTACTGCGTAGATGTGGGAGAGGGTCTGAAACGCTGGAAGTGCCGCATGTGTGAGAAGTCATACACATCCAAATACAACCTTGTCACTCATATTCTGGGCCATAACGGAATTAAGCCCCATGAATGTCTACACTGTGGAAAGCTCTTCAAGCAGCCGAGTCACCTCCAGACTCACCTGCTCACCCACCAGGGAACCAGACCTCACAAGTGCACCGTTTGTGAGAAGGCCTTCACGCAGACCAGCCACCTGAAGCGGCACATGCTGCAGCATTCGGACGTCAAGCCCTACAGCTGCCGCTTCTGTGGCCGCGGCTTTGCCTACCCCAGCGAGCTGAGAACCCACGAGAACAAACATGAGAACGGTCAGTGCCATGTCTGCACCCAGTGTGGTCTCGAGTTCCCAACCTACGCCCACCTGAAGCGTCACCTGGCCAGCCACCAAGGCCCGACCACATACCAGTGCACAGAGTGCCACAAGTCCTTTGCGTACCGCAGCCAGCTGCAGAACCACTTGATGAAACACCAGAACGTGCGGCCCTACGTTTGCCCCGAATGCGGCATGGAGTTTGTCCAGATCCACCACCTCCGACAACACGCTCTCACTCACAAG GGTATGAAAGAATTCAAGTGTGACGTCTGTGCCAGAGAGTTCACCCTGTCTGCCAACCTGAAGAGACACATGTTGATTCATGCCAGTGTGAGGCCCTTCCAGTGCCACGTCTGCTTCAAGACCTTTGTCCAGAAGCAGACCCTTAAAACGCACATGATTGTCCACCTGCCGGTCAAGCCTTTCAAATGCAAG GTGTGCGGAAAGTCTTTCAACAGAATGTACAACCTCCTCGGCCACATGCACCTCCACGCCGGCAGCAAGCCCTTCAAGTGCCCTTACTGCACCAGCAAGTTCAACCTGAAGGGCAACCTCAGCCGACACATGAAGGTTAAACACGGCATCATGGACACCTCAATAGACGGACAAG AACCACCCCAAGACACAGATGGCCAGGAGGACTACGAAGAGGAGAGCTTTGAATTCAGCGAGCGAGAAAACCGagctaacaacaacaacacaccagACATTGCTAAACTATCTCAAATGGAGTATTACAGCACCTATGGGAAGGGCGCAGGGCGCTTCAGCACTGCGTGA